The sequence below is a genomic window from Setaria italica strain Yugu1 chromosome IV, Setaria_italica_v2.0, whole genome shotgun sequence.
tgatggattaattaggcttaatagattcgtctcgcgaattagcacaaggttctgcaattaattttataattagctcatgtttagttctcctaattagcatccgaacatccgatatgacactgttaaagtttagcacctcgtatccaaacagcccctaaagcAGCCGGTTGTTTGAGCTGACCGCGATTGCGGGCGCTTGCTGGGCCTTGCGATCTGCTGTGTATGTCTGGGCTCGAGAGCACGGGCACGATGCCACGGCAGCTGTGGTCTGTGCCTGACACGAGGGGCCCCGCTGGCGAACCCTAGATCCGAAACCCGCACTCGGGGCACGCGACTGCCTTATCTCCCCGAGCGATCACCATCGGCGGCCGGAACCGGGGAGTCCCGTCGCCGGCCACGCTCCACCGCTCGCGCGCGTCGGGTGGCATCCCGTCGTCGTCGGGGTCTCGAGTCGGAGCACGACACCCCTTCCGCCGCTGGCAGCGCTCGCCTCGCGCCGCCGACGCTGGCGGGTGGGAGCCCCGCATCCTCGACCCGCAGATCCGCCGACGTCCCCAGGTAATCGAAGTGCCTGCTCCGTGGGGGCCAAGTTTTTGTTAGGCTTTGTGCGTAGCTTCTCCTCGAAATTGGCTTTGATCGGTCCGAGTCGGGCACACCAAGCCGTACTTCGGCGAACCAGAACGATTAGGTTTCTCTCTGCTGGTtcccgcaaaaaaaaataaattgggTTTTCTCTGCTGGCTACTCGATTTTACAGCATCTATGGTTTGTTTGCTTCAAGCAGCGTACCATGGTGTGCCCTAAACACCCCTTTATCTCTGATTGAGAAAAGGGATCAGTTAATTCAGTCGTTTCTCACGGCCCTTGCATTATTTTCCAGCAATGATAAAATGTGAAGGGGATTTCATCATGGAAGCTTTGTTTAAAATGCTCAAGTGCCTATTATGTGAGCTGAAAATTTCGATTATGCCAAGATTATTTAATCTGAAGTAGTTTGTGGCAGAGAAGTATGGACTGCTCAAATTACTACAGATTGCCATTCCTTTCGTTCACTAGACTACTAGACAATGACATCAAGTCATTTTCAGAGGATCAGCAACCTTCCTTTTGCATGTAATTATGTAAAGCCTATATTTCTAGAACTATTGCTGAATTTGAACTCCTGCTGATGGTTGTTTTGTTATTAAACACTGCATTTAATCTCTGGGGATGTGTGTTACCTCTCTTATGAACTTACTTCCTCCATCCAACTTTGATGCGCGAATAACCAAAAGATAGAAATCCAGTTTTGATCTGCGTATAAGGTTCGGCACCGCCACTCCGGTGCTTATAAATGCAATGCTCATGCACTCAGCCACGTGTCACCCTGCCCCCTCTGTCTCTGTCGTTACACGTGTGtgtatgcatgcatcatgatgCATGGCGCCATGCACTCCACTGTCGCTATTAGGAGTAAAGTCGGCTGCGTCGATGAGTAAATGGAATACATATACGATTTTGTTATCCTTGGTCTTTGCACCCTTTGCTTATGTGCTGATCAAAATTGGATGGATGGAGTAAAATTCCTCAGTGTCTGTTAGCATCTTGCTGGCACATGGAGTTTAACCTTGATTATTTATTAAGATTTCTCACCATCTGTTGCTCGCACATGGAATTTTTAAGGAAATAAGCTAAAATTAGCCTAATTCTTGGACTTTCTGTCTCCTTGTAGGAAGCTGAAACGTATGGGGAAGGAACAAATTGTAGCTGTTCTTCAAATAGGTGGAGAATTCACCACTGATGCAGATGGACATATGTCCTATTCTGGTGGAGAGGCACATGCAATGTTTGTCCAAAGTGACTGGACTTTTAGTGGATTCAAGCAAGAGATATCATCGACACTTAACAACCTGAAACTCGATCAGTTTGCATTCAAGTATTTCCTTCCAAAGAATGATAAAACCTTGATATCTATTTCCAATGACAAGGACCTACGCCGCATGGTTGAATTCCATGCGGAGTCAGAGACAACATACATTTATGTTATGAAGAAAGCTGACAACAGGTACTTGCCTACTTTCACAAATTTCTTGTAATCACACTAACAAGTTGCAGGATGACATGAGGCATTTTTTGTTTCAGGTCAAAGAACGCTGTTGCTGACTCTGGCACTCCTACAGATGCCTTTGCTATTGTCCCAACAACTCAGGATGGGTCTAAGAGACAAAAGGTTTGTGCAAGCTGGAAGAATGTTATAACTGGAGTGGGCCAAGTGTTTGAAGGTCCTAAGGATTTCCGTGATGCCTTACATAAGTATGCCATCGCACATAGATTCCATTACAGATTTATCAAGAATGATTCATCCCGTGTGACTGCTGAATGTACTGGTGAAGATTGCCCATGGAGAATACATGCTTCTAAGTCCCCTGCAAAGAAAGAATTCATGATCAAGAAAATATCTGAAAGTCACACCTGTGAATCAGAAACAGTAAAAAGCCATCGGTTGGCTTCTCAAAGATGGGTTGCTAGTGtcataaaagaaaaattgcGTGATAGTCCAAACTACAGGCCAAGAGATATTGCAAATGATCTCCAACGGGAGTATGGACTATGCCTGAACTATTCACAGGCTTGGCGTGGAAGATCAATTGCTCAGAAAGAACTTTATAGCTCACATGAAGAAGCGTGCAGTCAGCTACCTTGGTTTTGTGAAAGGATTGTAGAGACAAACCCAGGAAGTGTGGCAACTGTAGTGGCTTTGGAAGATTCAAAGTTCCGTTTCTTTGTTGCATTCCACGCGTCGCTCCATGGTTTTCAGCATGGGTGCAGGCCGCTCCTGTTTCTTGACGCGATAACTGCAAAGCCAAATAAGCACTGGAAGCTACTGGCTGCTACTTCGGTTGATGGTGAAGGTGACGTGTTCCCAGTTGCATTTGGTGTTGTGGATGATGAGAGTCGTGAAAATTGGCATTGGTTTCTGCAGCAATTAAAATCTTCACTTAGTACATCTCGAGCTATCACATTCATATCCAATGGAGAACATGGACTTTGGGATGAAGTATCTTCAGTTTTTCCTGATAGTCATCATGGCTACTGTGTGGAGTCTCTTATTGAAGAATTTAAGAAACAATTGGACGATGCATGGACTGAGGAACTAAAAGATGCTATGGTTGAGCATCTTAAGAAGGCCATATATGCATGCACTACTGACGAGCTCAATCAATATATTGAGCTCATAAAAAATGCATCTGATAAGCTTGCGGATTGGCTTTTGGAGATCAACCCTGAGCGGTGGTCAGATGCCCGTTTTAAGGGGGTACGTCATGGACAGTATTCGTGCAATATCTTTGGCACTGTTTCTGAGTGGATTCCCACGAGATATGAGCTTTCAGTTGTGCAATTGGTTGATACGATAAGATGCAAGCTGATGGAGATGATGTACACACGCAGGGAGTCTTCTAATGCATGGACTGAGGTATTAACTCCATCAGCCAATCAGAAACTGCAGGAAGAGGTGAGCAAAGCTCATACGCTAAACGTCCTCCCAGCAGAAAATGATGAAAATGGTAGTAACATATTTAAGGTCTGTGATGACTCGGTTAATGTTGTCAACCTTGCCATATGGGAATGCACCTGCCAAAG
It includes:
- the LOC101783633 gene encoding uncharacterized protein LOC101783633 — protein: MGKEQIVAVLQIGGEFTTDADGHMSYSGGEAHAMFVQSDWTFSGFKQEISSTLNNLKLDQFAFKYFLPKNDKTLISISNDKDLRRMVEFHAESETTYIYVMKKADNRSKNAVADSGTPTDAFAIVPTTQDGSKRQKVCASWKNVITGVGQVFEGPKDFRDALHKYAIAHRFHYRFIKNDSSRVTAECTGEDCPWRIHASKSPAKKEFMIKKISESHTCESETVKSHRLASQRWVASVIKEKLRDSPNYRPRDIANDLQREYGLCLNYSQAWRGRSIAQKELYSSHEEACSQLPWFCERIVETNPGSVATVVALEDSKFRFFVAFHASLHGFQHGCRPLLFLDAITAKPNKHWKLLAATSVDGEGDVFPVAFGVVDDESRENWHWFLQQLKSSLSTSRAITFISNGEHGLWDEVSSVFPDSHHGYCVESLIEEFKKQLDDAWTEELKDAMVEHLKKAIYACTTDELNQYIELIKNASDKLADWLLEINPERWSDARFKGVRHGQYSCNIFGTVSEWIPTRYELSVVQLVDTIRCKLMEMMYTRRESSNAWTEVLTPSANQKLQEEVSKAHTLNVLPAENDENGSNIFKVCDDSVNVVNLAIWECTCQRWRISGLPCMHAIAVIERTGQYAYDYCAKYFTTGWYRLTYSLSINPIPDVIVPVTLIDPAQSPATHPCPVRTRRRVGRPKEKPADPRIAIKRAVRCSRCKGYGHNKATCKVPIST